Genomic DNA from Prunus persica cultivar Lovell chromosome G1, Prunus_persica_NCBIv2, whole genome shotgun sequence:
aaaccttaAGGGTGTTAAAGTAAATAACTCTTTAAATTTTGGCCTGCGTGTGTCCGACTCCGAGAGTCAGAGTTTACTTACTGaccgaaaaataaaaagaacaaaaaattgaaaaagcgTACCTTCAAGGCGAATCTATTTGGGAACAAAAAGGGGGACATACAATCCTTCTAGCTCTAGGGTTTTCTTCTCCATCAAATAGAGGCAAGGGTTTTTctgaattcaatttcagaaatTTACACAGAGGATTGAGCCGCAAGAGTGTGGGTAGTCTGAGAATGGCCGGCAGCAAAGAGGAGTTTATGGTTTATAACTCGATGACTCGCCAGAAGGAGAGCTTCAAGCCAAAAGTACCTGGCAAGGTCGGCATGTACGTCTGTGGTGTCACCGCCTATGCCCTCAGCCATCTCGGCCACGGTCGCGCCGCTGTCAATTTCGACGTTCTGTACAGGTTCACACATTCGatcttattatttattgtgCTTTTGATTAGTGTAGAATTTGATAGGTTTGCATTTAGGatgtgcatttttttttttgttggggattttctgttttaattcgtaggctttctttttttgattaATAAAGCTATTTGGTTGACCACTGTCAAACGCAGCAAGATCTGTTAgacataataatattattgccTGGAGCATTTAAGTTGTCGTCTTTACTTGGATCTTATATATAGAATCGAAGACTAGTTTCTGGCATGCATAACTTTAAGTTGAAACTACTGCAGATACTTACAGCATTTGGGTTATGAGGTTACATACGTTCGGAATTTCACTGATGTTGATGACAAGGTGAGAGTTTTGAATCGTATAATGAGCTAATTTTGATTGCattccttcctttcttttctttgattaGTGTGGACTCTCGTTTTCATTCATTTAAAACTCTAACAATACTCTTCTACATTCTTGCTTTATAGGAGTAAACTGCAGTGTTTAATGTTTCAGTCGTCATCATAATTCTATTATGCTATCTCATTTTAGttaaaatatttccttttggCTGGACTGAAGTGCACCACAAATCTGCTTGCCTTTTTTTAGAACTAAATTTTCCTGATATTAAGGTTGAAACTCTGTTACACATGTAATCCATACAAATTTATCTTTTGAATCTTCTTTTAATAAACACTGATGATCCATTGCCTGACTGTTCttgttcattttcattttcattgagTACTTAAATGCTCATGTTGAGCTTGCTAATATTTGGACATTTCAGATAATTAATCGAGCAAATGAGGTTGGGGAAGACCCGCTAAGTTTAAGCAATCGTTTTTGCCAAGAATATCTCAAGGACATGGGCGATCTCCAGTGCCTTCTCCCCACCCATCAGCCACGTGTTTCTGATCACATGGAACATATCAAGGATTTGATAACACAGGTTTTGTGCTTGCTCTGCTTATGTATTATGAGATATGATATGAACTACCATCTCTCTTTATATATCCATACTTGCATATAGTTAGCATATTAGTGTAGGAATGTTGTTGATATATTTATAGGGAATCATATAGCGTACAATGGGGGAGATACTTTCTGATGTTTGGAAAGTTGTTGGGACATTTCTATTGAATGCCTAATCTAATGCTAAATTTCTAAGCAGTAAGTGCTTCAAATATGTAAACGTAATGTGTgcgcttcttttcttttttaaattttagaatTTCATGCTTGTCTTTTTCGAgtcattttttgtttcatagATGTTTATGTTTCCTGAAACTGCTAAACCTTTGGAGGTTCGAGTCAATTTATCTCTGTCACCATTAATAAAGTCCTTCTGAATCGAGTTTAACACTGATAAACCTATGGATGTTTGTCTTTTgtgatggttttttttttctgggccTGAAATTTCTTTCTAAATGATTGTTATATCCTGCAGATCATCAACAAAGATTACGCGTATGCAGTCGATGGAGATGTATTCTTTGCTGTtgaaaaatttccaaattatgGCCAGTTATCTGGACAAAGGTTGGAACATAATAGAGCTGGTGAACGAGTTGCTGTTGATTCTAGAAAGCGTAATCCTGCAGACTTTGCATTGTGGAAGGTCTGGAAACCCAAACCAGTTACCACATTCTTGCTGTTTTTGATAGTGTTTtcctatttattataattcaaTGTATTTGCAGTCTGCAAAGCCTGGTGAGCCAAGTTGGGACAGCCCTTGGGGACCTGGAAGACCTGGATGGCACATTGAATGCAGTGCGATGAGTGCACATTATCTGACATTCAACTTTGATATTCATGGTGGTGGTATTGACTTGATTTTTCCACATCATGAGAATGAGATTGCCCAGAGCTGTGCCGCGTGCCAAGAGAGCAGTGTGAGTTACTGGATGCATAATGGACATGTTACTAATAACAATGAGAAAAT
This window encodes:
- the LOC18790891 gene encoding cysteine--tRNA ligase 2, cytoplasmic, translated to MAGSKEEFMVYNSMTRQKESFKPKVPGKVGMYVCGVTAYALSHLGHGRAAVNFDVLYRYLQHLGYEVTYVRNFTDVDDKIINRANEVGEDPLSLSNRFCQEYLKDMGDLQCLLPTHQPRVSDHMEHIKDLITQIINKDYAYAVDGDVFFAVEKFPNYGQLSGQRLEHNRAGERVAVDSRKRNPADFALWKSAKPGEPSWDSPWGPGRPGWHIECSAMSAHYLTFNFDIHGGGIDLIFPHHENEIAQSCAACQESSVSYWMHNGHVTNNNEKMSKSLGNFFTISEITERYHPLALRHFLISAHYRSPLNYTVSQLEGSSDAVYYIYQTLQDCEDALSPFQEGSLKEGTEKNGRTVKITPAAQECISKLHNEFETKMCDDLNTAHILTGAFQDALKLINSSLNLLKKKQQRQQQLLMIQSLVEIKKEVQELLNILGLLSSDTYSEVLQQFKMKALKRAGLVEDDVLDQIKERTLARKNKDFAKSDQIRAYLTTKGIALMDLGKETIWRPCVPAGEQPSLPNEQ